A section of the Symphalangus syndactylus isolate Jambi chromosome 19, NHGRI_mSymSyn1-v2.1_pri, whole genome shotgun sequence genome encodes:
- the OMA1 gene encoding metalloendopeptidase OMA1, mitochondrial isoform X4, with protein MSFICGLQSAARNHVFFRFNSLSNWRKCNTLASTSQGCHQVQVNHIVNKYQGLGVNQCDRWTFLPGNFHFYRTFNNKRTGGLSSTKSKEIWMIISKCTVWNDAFSRQLLIKEVTAVPSLSVLHPLSPSPIRAIRNFHTSPRFQAAPVPLLLMILKPVQKLFAIIVGRGIRKWWQALPPNKKELFKENIRKNKWKLFLGLSSFGLLFVVFYFTHLEVSPVTGRRKLLLLGKEQFRLLSELEYEAWMEEFENDMLTEKDARYLAVKEVLCHLIECNKDVPGISQINWVIHVVDSPIINAFVLPNGQMFVFTGFLNSVTDIHQLSFLLGHEIAHAVLGHAAEKSGMVHLLDFLGMIFLAMIWAICPRDSLALLCQWIQSKLQEYMFNRPYSRKLEAEADKIGLLLAAKACADVRASSVFWQQMEFVDSLHGQPKMPEWLSTHPSHGNRVEHLDRLIPQVWIK; from the exons ATGAGCTTCATCTGTGGATTGCAGTCTGCTGCTAGAAACCATGTTTTCTTCCGATTTAATTCACTGTCTAACTGGAGAAAATGTAACACGTTAGCATCAACCTCACAGGGCTGTCATCAAGTACAAGTTAACCATATAGTAAATAAGTATCAGGGACTGGGAGTAAATCAGTGTGATAGGTGGACTTTTCTGCCTGGAAACTTTCATTTTTATAGGACTTTTAACAACAAAAGAACAGGAGGCCTCTCAAGTACCAAAAGTAAGGAAATTTGGATGATTATCAGCAAATGTACTGTATGGAATGACGCTTTTTCAAGACAGCTACTAATAAAAGAAGTTACAGCAGTCCCTAGTCTGTCAGTATTGCATCCTCTAAGCCCTTCTCCCATAAGAGCTATTAGGAATTTCCACACTTCTCCACGGTTTCAAGCTGCTCCGGTTCCTCTCTTGTTGATGATTCTTAAACCAGTACAGAAGTTATTTGCAATCATTGTAGGCAG gGGCATAAGgaaatggtggcaggcacttccTCCTAACAAGAAGgaactatttaaagaaaatataaggaaGAATAAATGGAAGCTATTCCTTGGTTTGAGTAGTTTTGGATTGCTCTTTGTGGTGTTTTATTTTACTCACCTGGAAGTAAGTCCAGTCACAGGAAGGAGGAAGCTACTATTATTGGGGAAAGAGCAGTTCAGACTTTTATCAGAACTGGAATATGAAGCA tGGATGGAAGAATTTGAAAATGATATGCTAACTGAGAAAGATGCCCGATACCTGGCTGTTAAAGAAGTGCTTTGTCATCTAATTGAATGCAATAAAGATGTTCCCGGGATCTCTCAGATCAATTGGGTTATTCATGTGGTTGATTCCCCAATTATTAATGCCTTCGTGCTTCCA AATGGACAAATGTTTGTTTTCACTGGATTTTTAAATAGTGTAACCGATATTCATcaactttctttccttctgggcCATGAAATAGCACATGCAGTACTTGGGCATGCT GCAGAAAAGTCTGGCATGGTTCATTTGTTGGATTTCCTAGGTATGATTTTCCTCGCAATGATTTGGGCCATTTGTCCTCGAGATAGCTTGGCACTTTTGTGCCAGTGGATACAGTCTAAATTGCAGGAG TATATGTTTAATAGACCATACAGCAGAAAATTGGAGGCTGAAGCTGATAAAATTGGACTACTGCTTGCTGCAAAG GCTTGTGCAGACGTAAGAGCCAGTTCAGTGTTTTGGCAGCAAATGGAGTTTGTTGATAGCCTGCATGGCCAACCCAAGATGCCAGAATGGTTATCTACACACCCTTCTCATGGCAATCGAGTTGAGCACTTGGATAGACTTATACCTCAG
- the OMA1 gene encoding metalloendopeptidase OMA1, mitochondrial isoform X3, producing the protein MSFICGLQSAARNHVFFRFNSLSNWRKCNTLASTSQGCHQVQVNHIVNKYQGLGVNQCDRWTFLPGNFHFYRTFNNKRTGGLSSTKSKEIWMIISKCTVWNDAFSRQLLIKEVTAVPSLSVLHPLSPSPIRAIRNFHTSPRFQAAPVPLLLMILKPVQKLFAIIVGRGIRKWWQALPPNKKELFKENIRKNKWKLFLGLSSFGLLFVVFYFTHLEVSPVTGRRKLLLLGKEQFRLLSELEYEAWMEEFENDMLTEKDARYLAVKEVLCHLIECNKDVPGISQINWVIHVVDSPIINAFVLPNGQMFVFTGFLNSVTDIHQLSFLLGHEIAHAVLGHAAEKSGMVHLLDFLGMIFLAMIWAICPRDSLALLCQWIQSKLQEYMFNRPYSRKLEAEADKIGLLLAAKACADVRASSVFWQQMEFVDSLHGQPKMPEWLSTHPSHGNRVEHLDRLIPQIWWVLNAPENHSAPFQK; encoded by the exons ATGAGCTTCATCTGTGGATTGCAGTCTGCTGCTAGAAACCATGTTTTCTTCCGATTTAATTCACTGTCTAACTGGAGAAAATGTAACACGTTAGCATCAACCTCACAGGGCTGTCATCAAGTACAAGTTAACCATATAGTAAATAAGTATCAGGGACTGGGAGTAAATCAGTGTGATAGGTGGACTTTTCTGCCTGGAAACTTTCATTTTTATAGGACTTTTAACAACAAAAGAACAGGAGGCCTCTCAAGTACCAAAAGTAAGGAAATTTGGATGATTATCAGCAAATGTACTGTATGGAATGACGCTTTTTCAAGACAGCTACTAATAAAAGAAGTTACAGCAGTCCCTAGTCTGTCAGTATTGCATCCTCTAAGCCCTTCTCCCATAAGAGCTATTAGGAATTTCCACACTTCTCCACGGTTTCAAGCTGCTCCGGTTCCTCTCTTGTTGATGATTCTTAAACCAGTACAGAAGTTATTTGCAATCATTGTAGGCAG gGGCATAAGgaaatggtggcaggcacttccTCCTAACAAGAAGgaactatttaaagaaaatataaggaaGAATAAATGGAAGCTATTCCTTGGTTTGAGTAGTTTTGGATTGCTCTTTGTGGTGTTTTATTTTACTCACCTGGAAGTAAGTCCAGTCACAGGAAGGAGGAAGCTACTATTATTGGGGAAAGAGCAGTTCAGACTTTTATCAGAACTGGAATATGAAGCA tGGATGGAAGAATTTGAAAATGATATGCTAACTGAGAAAGATGCCCGATACCTGGCTGTTAAAGAAGTGCTTTGTCATCTAATTGAATGCAATAAAGATGTTCCCGGGATCTCTCAGATCAATTGGGTTATTCATGTGGTTGATTCCCCAATTATTAATGCCTTCGTGCTTCCA AATGGACAAATGTTTGTTTTCACTGGATTTTTAAATAGTGTAACCGATATTCATcaactttctttccttctgggcCATGAAATAGCACATGCAGTACTTGGGCATGCT GCAGAAAAGTCTGGCATGGTTCATTTGTTGGATTTCCTAGGTATGATTTTCCTCGCAATGATTTGGGCCATTTGTCCTCGAGATAGCTTGGCACTTTTGTGCCAGTGGATACAGTCTAAATTGCAGGAG TATATGTTTAATAGACCATACAGCAGAAAATTGGAGGCTGAAGCTGATAAAATTGGACTACTGCTTGCTGCAAAG GCTTGTGCAGACGTAAGAGCCAGTTCAGTGTTTTGGCAGCAAATGGAGTTTGTTGATAGCCTGCATGGCCAACCCAAGATGCCAGAATGGTTATCTACACACCCTTCTCATGGCAATCGAGTTGAGCACTTGGATAGACTTATACCTCAG
- the OMA1 gene encoding metalloendopeptidase OMA1, mitochondrial isoform X2, translating into MSFICGLQSAARNHVFFRFNSLSNWRKCNTLASTSQGCHQVQVNHIVNKYQGLGVNQCDRWTFLPGNFHFYRTFNNKRTGGLSSTKSKEIWMIISKCTVWNDAFSRQLLIKEVTAVPSLSVLHPLSPSPIRAIRNFHTSPRFQAAPVPLLLMILKPVQKLFAIIVGRGIRKWWQALPPNKKELFKENIRKNKWKLFLGLSSFGLLFVVFYFTHLEVSPVTGRRKLLLLGKEQFRLLSELEYEAWMEEFENDMLTEKDARYLAVKEVLCHLIECNKDVPGISQINWVIHVVDSPIINAFVLPNGQMFVFTGFLNSVTDIHQLSFLLGHEIAHAVLGHAAEKSGMVHLLDFLGMIFLAMIWAICPRDSLALLCQWIQSKLQEYMFNRPYSRKLEAEADKIGLLLAAKACADVRASSVFWQQMEFVDSLHGQPKMPEWLSTHPSHGNRVEHLDRLIPQIWWVLNAPENHSAPFQKL; encoded by the exons ATGAGCTTCATCTGTGGATTGCAGTCTGCTGCTAGAAACCATGTTTTCTTCCGATTTAATTCACTGTCTAACTGGAGAAAATGTAACACGTTAGCATCAACCTCACAGGGCTGTCATCAAGTACAAGTTAACCATATAGTAAATAAGTATCAGGGACTGGGAGTAAATCAGTGTGATAGGTGGACTTTTCTGCCTGGAAACTTTCATTTTTATAGGACTTTTAACAACAAAAGAACAGGAGGCCTCTCAAGTACCAAAAGTAAGGAAATTTGGATGATTATCAGCAAATGTACTGTATGGAATGACGCTTTTTCAAGACAGCTACTAATAAAAGAAGTTACAGCAGTCCCTAGTCTGTCAGTATTGCATCCTCTAAGCCCTTCTCCCATAAGAGCTATTAGGAATTTCCACACTTCTCCACGGTTTCAAGCTGCTCCGGTTCCTCTCTTGTTGATGATTCTTAAACCAGTACAGAAGTTATTTGCAATCATTGTAGGCAG gGGCATAAGgaaatggtggcaggcacttccTCCTAACAAGAAGgaactatttaaagaaaatataaggaaGAATAAATGGAAGCTATTCCTTGGTTTGAGTAGTTTTGGATTGCTCTTTGTGGTGTTTTATTTTACTCACCTGGAAGTAAGTCCAGTCACAGGAAGGAGGAAGCTACTATTATTGGGGAAAGAGCAGTTCAGACTTTTATCAGAACTGGAATATGAAGCA tGGATGGAAGAATTTGAAAATGATATGCTAACTGAGAAAGATGCCCGATACCTGGCTGTTAAAGAAGTGCTTTGTCATCTAATTGAATGCAATAAAGATGTTCCCGGGATCTCTCAGATCAATTGGGTTATTCATGTGGTTGATTCCCCAATTATTAATGCCTTCGTGCTTCCA AATGGACAAATGTTTGTTTTCACTGGATTTTTAAATAGTGTAACCGATATTCATcaactttctttccttctgggcCATGAAATAGCACATGCAGTACTTGGGCATGCT GCAGAAAAGTCTGGCATGGTTCATTTGTTGGATTTCCTAGGTATGATTTTCCTCGCAATGATTTGGGCCATTTGTCCTCGAGATAGCTTGGCACTTTTGTGCCAGTGGATACAGTCTAAATTGCAGGAG TATATGTTTAATAGACCATACAGCAGAAAATTGGAGGCTGAAGCTGATAAAATTGGACTACTGCTTGCTGCAAAG GCTTGTGCAGACGTAAGAGCCAGTTCAGTGTTTTGGCAGCAAATGGAGTTTGTTGATAGCCTGCATGGCCAACCCAAGATGCCAGAATGGTTATCTACACACCCTTCTCATGGCAATCGAGTTGAGCACTTGGATAGACTTATACCTCAG